A window from Drosophila nasuta strain 15112-1781.00 chromosome 3, ASM2355853v1, whole genome shotgun sequence encodes these proteins:
- the LOC132791141 gene encoding E3 ubiquitin-protein ligase Topors-like yields the protein MPRPSTSVIVTNPSATHSFSGTMTTDGSELHGISIRRTTTSNVGYQTVAIDLSMRRPANEVIEIDDGDAAANAEVAAINDGSSTSNVGSQTVAIDLSMRRPANEVIEFQSSDDDECVFVLERKPPHLRTPELVSLDSNSDSDVDFVDEQKASPVAKANDGEGDGGSVSIDQEMETADNELYMDPSTSTGSSSSDDSS from the coding sequence ATGCCACGTCCATCGACCAGTGTAATTGTCACTAATCCCAGTGCAACTCATTCCTTCAGCGGTACCATGACTACCGACGGCAGTGAACTGCATGGCATCTCCATACGCCGCACAACCACTTCGAATGTCGGCTACCAAACGGTGGCCATCGATCTCAGTATGCGTCGTCCCGCAAACGAGGTCATCGAGATTGATGACGGCGATGCGGCCGCCAACGCCGAGGTGGCCGCCATCAACGATGGCAGCAGCACTTCGAATGTCGGCTCCCAAACGGTGGCCATCGATCTCAGTATGCGTCGTCCCGCAAACGAGGTCATAGAGTTTCAgagcagcgacgacgacgagtgtGTCTTCGTACTGGAACGGAAGCCACCGCATTTGCGTACGCCGGAGCTAGTTAGTCTCGACTCGAATAGCGACTCAGATGTGGACTTTGTAGATGAACAAAAGGCGAGTCCGGTGGCCAAGGCCAACGATGGGGAAGGTGATGGCGGCAGTGTCAGCATAGATCAGGAAATGGAGACAGCAGACAATGAGCTCTATATGGATCCCAGCACCAGCACGGGCAGCTCGAGTAGTGACGACAGCAGCTAG